The Puntigrus tetrazona isolate hp1 chromosome 4, ASM1883169v1, whole genome shotgun sequence genome includes a window with the following:
- the LOC122342351 gene encoding serine/threonine-protein kinase pim-1-like — MKIQLIPSQLKPDSDSADPQSDPNILEPMALQHSADHRIQLIFFQARQLLSQYSQNFQLLASIDESRIKPEQPVSAVPTPVPFDEIYEVGDELGQGGFGTVYEGTSKNQRKKVAIKIILKCERDRYIELPGCSKPLFAEVAANLLLKQAPLSPYIVYMLEWFEEEDRFILILEHPEPCKDLLKFVVNNMHWANELQTRSLMYQAVLGAKHCLDRGVFHRDIKLNNFLINTTTNRVQLIDFGCSDLVKSTGYLGGFIGGVCPPEYYNDLRYKAEPTTVWSLGVMMYTMMCKCRPFRSPEDMMHGSLSFNVRVSTELQNLISRCLTVDPTKRATIEEILQHKWF; from the exons atgaaaatccagctgatCCCGAGCCAGCTGAAG cccgactccgattcagctgatccTCAGTCGGATCCAAACATTCTTGAACCTATGGCTCTGCAGCATTCAGCTGATCATCG gattcagctgatcttcttcCAGGCCCGTCAGCTCTTGAGCCAGTACTCCCAAAATTTCCAGCTGCTTGCAAGCATAGACGAATCAAGGATCAAACCCGAGCAGCCTGTTTCAGCCGTCCCAACTCCAG taccatttgatgagatttatgaagTGGGAGATGAGCTTGGACAAGGAGGCTTTGGCACTGTGTACGAGGGGACTTCAAAAAATCAACGCAAGAAG gttGCTATCAAAATCATCCTCAAGTGTGAAAGAGACCGTTATATTGAACTA cctggctgttcaaagccactgtttgcagaagtggctgcAAACCTGCTGCTGAAACAGGCTCCATTAAGCCCCTACATTGTGTACATGCTGGAATggtttgaagaggaggatcggttcatcctcatcctggaaCATCCGGAACCCTGCAAGGACTTGCTCAAATTTGTGGTTAACAACATGCATTGGGCGAACGAATTACAGACACGTAGCCTGATGTATCAAGCGGTGCTCGGGGCCAAGCACTGTCTTGACCGAGGTGTCTTTCACCGGGACATTAAGTTGAATAACTTTCTGATCAACACGACGACTAACCGAGTCcaactaatagactttggctgcagTGACCTCGTCAAAAGTACAGGCTACTTGGGTGGTTTTATAG GAGGAGTCTGCCCGCCTGAATACTACAACGACTTAAGATACAAGGCAGAGCCAACAACCGTCTGGTCTCTGGGTGTAATGATGTACACAATGATGTGCAAATGTCGACCCTTTAGAagtcctgaagacatgatgcatggcagtctgagttttaacgttagagtatccacag aattgcagaacttgataagtcgctgcctgactgttgacccaactaagagagcgactattgaggagatcctacagcataaatggttt